From one Lysinibacillus sp. G4S2 genomic stretch:
- the folE gene encoding GTP cyclohydrolase I FolE produces MSNVDLLKIEEAVKMILEAVGEDVNREGLLDTPKRVAKMYAEMFSGLHEDAKDYFKTVFHEDHEELVLVKDIPFYSMCEHHLVPFYGKAHVAYIPNDGIVAGLSKLGRAVETIARRPQLQERITSSVADTIMEMLSPKGVYVVIEAEHMCMTMRGLKKPGSKTVTSVARGIYEEDEVKRREVLSFIQMS; encoded by the coding sequence GTTGATTTATTGAAAATAGAAGAGGCAGTAAAAATGATTTTAGAAGCCGTAGGTGAAGATGTAAATCGTGAAGGTTTACTCGATACACCGAAACGTGTTGCAAAAATGTATGCGGAAATGTTTAGTGGCTTACATGAAGACGCAAAAGATTATTTTAAAACAGTGTTTCATGAAGATCATGAGGAATTAGTACTTGTAAAGGATATTCCGTTTTATTCGATGTGTGAGCATCATCTAGTTCCTTTTTATGGGAAAGCACATGTAGCCTACATACCAAACGATGGCATTGTTGCTGGACTAAGTAAATTAGGACGTGCGGTAGAAACCATTGCTCGTCGCCCGCAATTACAAGAGCGTATTACTTCTTCAGTAGCAGATACAATTATGGAAATGCTCTCTCCTAAAGGTGTTTATGTAGTGATTGAGGCGGAGCATATGTGCATGACTATGCGAGGACTTAAGAAGCCAGGATCTAAAACTGTGACATCGGTTGCACGCGGCATTTACGAAGAAGACGAAGTAAAACGTAGAGAAGTATTATCATTTATTCAAATGTCTTAA
- the mtrB gene encoding trp RNA-binding attenuation protein MtrB, translating to MAQDYIVIQAEEDGVHVIGLTRGTDTKFHHSEKLDAGEVMIAQFTEHTSAMKIRGKAQIHTAHGVINSEAKK from the coding sequence ATGGCACAAGATTATATTGTTATTCAAGCAGAGGAAGATGGTGTACATGTAATCGGTTTAACACGAGGTACAGATACAAAGTTTCATCACTCTGAAAAATTAGATGCAGGCGAAGTTATGATTGCACAATTTACTGAACATACATCTGCTATGAAAATTCGTGGGAAAGCACAGATTCATACAGCTCATGGTGTTATAAATAGCGAAGCTAAAAAGTAA
- a CDS encoding heptaprenyl diphosphate synthase component 1 — protein sequence MNATYIQNSIAQLKTEIFMDVRHRTLQKYTGVPVLDENQLFYLLVPFLNGEEWQQEQREAAITVGIVYAALAAHDHIKEFDATSKEQQLTVLAGDFYSGRYYEILAMSGNVGLIRSLSQGIVARCEHQIKVYETEKRSIEQWFASISNIESGLISKFFELYSFSEYIPIMEKSLLILRLEREWATYRSGQVTLMSKALEESARYTGATYSNVIQDKIVQLKTELLQVIEDTSFLQSDVKQALQARVEASIASTNG from the coding sequence ATGAATGCAACATACATTCAAAATTCAATTGCACAGTTAAAAACAGAGATTTTCATGGATGTTCGTCATAGAACTTTGCAAAAATATACAGGTGTACCTGTGCTCGATGAAAATCAATTATTTTACTTGTTAGTTCCCTTTTTGAATGGTGAAGAGTGGCAACAAGAGCAAAGAGAAGCTGCAATCACTGTTGGGATTGTGTACGCTGCCTTAGCGGCGCATGATCATATAAAAGAATTTGATGCCACATCAAAAGAACAGCAGCTAACCGTTTTAGCTGGAGATTTTTATAGTGGCCGTTATTATGAAATTTTAGCTATGTCAGGGAATGTCGGATTGATTCGAAGTTTGTCGCAAGGAATTGTGGCACGTTGTGAACACCAAATTAAAGTATATGAGACAGAAAAACGATCAATTGAACAATGGTTTGCCTCGATAAGTAATATTGAATCAGGATTAATCTCAAAATTTTTTGAGCTCTATTCATTTAGTGAATATATTCCAATTATGGAGAAGAGCTTATTAATCTTGCGTTTAGAGAGAGAGTGGGCGACATATCGAAGTGGGCAAGTAACTTTAATGAGTAAGGCCCTAGAAGAAAGTGCGAGATATACTGGAGCGACATATAGCAACGTCATCCAGGACAAAATTGTGCAATTAAAAACAGAGCTGTTACAGGTGATAGAAGATACATCGTTTTTACAAAGTGATGTAAAACAGGCTCTACAAGCACGTGTAGAGGCTTCCATTGCTTCTACTAATGGATAA
- a CDS encoding demethylmenaquinone methyltransferase, with protein sequence MAKTKEEHVHEVFESISDNYDKMNGVISFQMHVGWRNDTMKHMAVKPGAKALDVCCGTADWTIALAEAVGEGGEVKGLDFSKNMLKVGEQKVKPYPQIELIHGNAMELPFPDNTFDYITIGFGLRNVPDYLQVLKEMNRVVKPGGMVVCLETSQSEIPGYRQLFRFYFKYIMPIFGKIFAKSYKEYSWLQESANDFPGMKKLAALFEQAGLEKVTYKAYSGGAAAMHMGFKKVR encoded by the coding sequence ATGGCTAAAACGAAAGAAGAGCACGTGCACGAAGTATTTGAAAGTATTTCGGATAACTATGACAAAATGAATGGTGTAATTAGTTTCCAGATGCATGTTGGCTGGCGCAATGATACGATGAAGCATATGGCAGTAAAACCTGGAGCGAAGGCACTGGATGTTTGCTGTGGTACCGCAGATTGGACAATTGCCTTAGCTGAGGCTGTGGGTGAAGGTGGAGAAGTAAAGGGGCTAGACTTTAGTAAAAACATGCTGAAGGTTGGCGAGCAAAAGGTAAAGCCATATCCACAGATTGAACTAATACATGGAAATGCTATGGAATTACCTTTCCCAGACAATACATTTGATTATATAACGATAGGTTTTGGTCTTCGCAATGTACCAGATTATTTACAAGTGTTAAAGGAAATGAATCGTGTTGTAAAACCAGGTGGAATGGTTGTTTGTTTAGAAACATCTCAATCTGAAATTCCAGGCTATCGACAATTATTCCGTTTTTATTTTAAATATATAATGCCGATATTTGGTAAAATATTTGCGAAAAGCTATAAAGAATATTCTTGGTTACAGGAATCAGCAAATGATTTCCCAGGTATGAAGAAATTAGCGGCATTGTTTGAGCAGGCAGGTTTAGAAAAAGTAACGTACAAAGCATATAGTGGCGGTGCTGCGGCAATGCATATGGGCTTTAAAAAGGTACGTTAA